Proteins encoded within one genomic window of Pongo abelii isolate AG06213 chromosome 18, NHGRI_mPonAbe1-v2.0_pri, whole genome shotgun sequence:
- the LOC103892616 gene encoding interleukin-32 isoform X1 — MCFAKVHSAAIKDLRAGMVMPLPTSAQGLGAWVSACDTEDTMGHLGPWRDKDQALWCQHCLSSQHQAVDRYCDKMENAESGPGQVMSGLAELEDNFKESYLDTMEAHYQEHHPKLIPLLEKERDGLRCRGNRSPVPDVEDPATKEPGEISWEKVMRQFQAMLQRLQTWLHRVLAWVKEAAALVLEVQALWKEFESFWCCLSKLFMSSFES; from the exons ATGTGCTTCGCGAAG GTCCACTCTGCTGCAATTAAAGATCTGAGGGCCGGAATGGTAATGCCCCTCCCTACTTCTGCTCAGGGATTGGGGGCCTGGGTCTCAGCCTGTGACACTGAGGACACTATGGGACACCTGGGACCCTGGAGGGACAAGGATCAGGCCCTTTGGTGCCAACACTGCCTCTCTTCACAGCATCAAGCCGTAGACAGATATTGTGATAAAATGGAAAATGCAGAATCAGGACCTGGACAG GTGATGTCGGGCCTGGCAGAGCTGGAG GACAACTTCAAAGAGAGCTACCTGGACACAATGGAGGCTCATTATCAGGAACACCACCCA AAGCTCATTCCTCtacttgaaaaagaaagagatggattACGGTGCCGAGGCAACAGGTCCCCTGTCCCGGATGTTGAGGATCCCGCAACCAAGGAGCCCGGGGAGATCTCTTGGGAGAAGGTCATGAGACAGTTCCAGGCCATGCTGCAGCGGCTGCAGACGTGGTTGCACAGGGTTCTGGCCTGGGTGAAGGAGGCGGCCGCCCTGGTGCTTGAAGTGCAGGCCCTCTGGAAAGAGTTCGAGAGTTTCTGGTGCTGTCTGTCAAAGCTCTTCATGTCCTCTTTCGAGTCCTAA
- the LOC103892616 gene encoding interleukin-32 isoform X3, whose protein sequence is MCFAKVHSAAIKDLRAGMHQAVDRYCDKMENAESGPGQDNFKESYLDTMEAHYQEHHPKLIPLLEKERDGLRCRGNRSPVPDVEDPATKEPGEISWEKVMRQFQAMLQRLQTWLHRVLAWVKEAAALVLEVQALWKEFESFWCCLSKLFMSSFES, encoded by the exons ATGTGCTTCGCGAAG GTCCACTCTGCTGCAATTAAAGATCTGAGGGCCGGAATG CATCAAGCCGTAGACAGATATTGTGATAAAATGGAAAATGCAGAATCAGGACCTGGACAG GACAACTTCAAAGAGAGCTACCTGGACACAATGGAGGCTCATTATCAGGAACACCACCCA AAGCTCATTCCTCtacttgaaaaagaaagagatggattACGGTGCCGAGGCAACAGGTCCCCTGTCCCGGATGTTGAGGATCCCGCAACCAAGGAGCCCGGGGAGATCTCTTGGGAGAAGGTCATGAGACAGTTCCAGGCCATGCTGCAGCGGCTGCAGACGTGGTTGCACAGGGTTCTGGCCTGGGTGAAGGAGGCGGCCGCCCTGGTGCTTGAAGTGCAGGCCCTCTGGAAAGAGTTCGAGAGTTTCTGGTGCTGTCTGTCAAAGCTCTTCATGTCCTCTTTCGAGTCCTAA
- the LOC103892616 gene encoding interleukin-32 isoform X2, with the protein MCFAKVHSAAIKDLRAGMHQAVDRYCDKMENAESGPGQVMSGLAELEDNFKESYLDTMEAHYQEHHPKLIPLLEKERDGLRCRGNRSPVPDVEDPATKEPGEISWEKVMRQFQAMLQRLQTWLHRVLAWVKEAAALVLEVQALWKEFESFWCCLSKLFMSSFES; encoded by the exons ATGTGCTTCGCGAAG GTCCACTCTGCTGCAATTAAAGATCTGAGGGCCGGAATG CATCAAGCCGTAGACAGATATTGTGATAAAATGGAAAATGCAGAATCAGGACCTGGACAG GTGATGTCGGGCCTGGCAGAGCTGGAG GACAACTTCAAAGAGAGCTACCTGGACACAATGGAGGCTCATTATCAGGAACACCACCCA AAGCTCATTCCTCtacttgaaaaagaaagagatggattACGGTGCCGAGGCAACAGGTCCCCTGTCCCGGATGTTGAGGATCCCGCAACCAAGGAGCCCGGGGAGATCTCTTGGGAGAAGGTCATGAGACAGTTCCAGGCCATGCTGCAGCGGCTGCAGACGTGGTTGCACAGGGTTCTGGCCTGGGTGAAGGAGGCGGCCGCCCTGGTGCTTGAAGTGCAGGCCCTCTGGAAAGAGTTCGAGAGTTTCTGGTGCTGTCTGTCAAAGCTCTTCATGTCCTCTTTCGAGTCCTAA
- the LOC103892616 gene encoding interleukin-32 isoform X4 — protein sequence MCFAKVHSAAIKDLRAGMVMPLPTSAQGLGAWVSACDTEDTMGHLGPWRDKDQALWCQHCLSSQHQAVDRYCDKMENAESGPGQDNFKESYLDTMEAHYQEHHPKLIPLLEKERDGLRCRGNRSPVPDVEDPATKEPGEISWEKVMRQFQAMLQRLQTWLHRVLAWVKEAAALVLEVQALWKEFESFWCCLSKLFMSSFES from the exons ATGTGCTTCGCGAAG GTCCACTCTGCTGCAATTAAAGATCTGAGGGCCGGAATGGTAATGCCCCTCCCTACTTCTGCTCAGGGATTGGGGGCCTGGGTCTCAGCCTGTGACACTGAGGACACTATGGGACACCTGGGACCCTGGAGGGACAAGGATCAGGCCCTTTGGTGCCAACACTGCCTCTCTTCACAGCATCAAGCCGTAGACAGATATTGTGATAAAATGGAAAATGCAGAATCAGGACCTGGACAG GACAACTTCAAAGAGAGCTACCTGGACACAATGGAGGCTCATTATCAGGAACACCACCCA AAGCTCATTCCTCtacttgaaaaagaaagagatggattACGGTGCCGAGGCAACAGGTCCCCTGTCCCGGATGTTGAGGATCCCGCAACCAAGGAGCCCGGGGAGATCTCTTGGGAGAAGGTCATGAGACAGTTCCAGGCCATGCTGCAGCGGCTGCAGACGTGGTTGCACAGGGTTCTGGCCTGGGTGAAGGAGGCGGCCGCCCTGGTGCTTGAAGTGCAGGCCCTCTGGAAAGAGTTCGAGAGTTTCTGGTGCTGTCTGTCAAAGCTCTTCATGTCCTCTTTCGAGTCCTAA